One window from the genome of Bacillus tianshenii encodes:
- a CDS encoding recombinase family protein translates to MQTAIYIRVSTEEQARDGFSISAQREKLKSYCHLHDMDNYKFYVDEGISAKDTNRPQLQALLKHIEEGHIDTVLVYRLDRLTRSVVDLYKLLETFDKYNCAFKSATEVYDTSSAIGRLFITLVAAMAQWERENLGERVRMGQIEKARQGEYAAKAPYGFEKDENDKLIINEREETVILDIIKKIKSGDSIRKLANELEESGIPPIRGYKWHIATILDILHNPALYGALKWRDEIIEGTHEGIVSKEEFEHIQQLLHSRQNFKKRKTYSIFIYQMTIVCPTCGNRLSSERSKYYRKRDKKYIESNHYRCQACVLNKRKATAVSEKKIEKAFLEYMNSFQFYVSANQTAATAEPDEREKIISEIKRVERQREKYQRAWSKDWVTDEEFSERMKETQAELEELQMQLKQVQPAEKEHALLNGEKLKAIVNDFKLNWGKLNPVQKKEFIQTFIKEIHFSKTNGKATVLSVQFYL, encoded by the coding sequence ATGCAAACTGCAATATATATTCGTGTATCAACTGAAGAACAAGCCCGTGATGGCTTCTCGATCTCAGCCCAGCGTGAGAAGTTAAAATCATACTGCCACCTTCACGATATGGATAACTATAAGTTCTATGTTGATGAAGGCATATCAGCAAAAGATACGAACCGCCCACAATTACAAGCCTTGTTAAAACATATTGAAGAAGGACATATCGATACAGTACTTGTTTATCGACTTGACCGTTTAACTCGCTCTGTCGTTGACTTATACAAGCTCCTAGAAACATTCGATAAATACAATTGTGCATTTAAATCAGCTACAGAAGTATATGACACAAGCTCGGCCATAGGACGTTTATTTATCACTCTGGTGGCTGCAATGGCTCAGTGGGAGCGTGAAAACCTTGGTGAACGTGTACGTATGGGACAAATAGAAAAGGCTCGACAAGGCGAATATGCAGCTAAAGCTCCGTATGGTTTTGAAAAAGATGAAAATGACAAATTAATCATTAACGAACGGGAAGAAACAGTGATCTTAGATATTATAAAGAAAATTAAATCTGGGGACTCGATTCGAAAGTTAGCAAATGAACTTGAGGAAAGTGGTATTCCTCCTATAAGAGGATACAAATGGCACATTGCGACTATCTTAGACATCTTACACAACCCTGCGCTATATGGAGCATTAAAATGGCGTGATGAGATCATAGAAGGAACTCACGAGGGAATTGTATCAAAAGAGGAATTTGAGCATATCCAGCAACTGCTTCACAGCAGACAGAATTTCAAAAAGCGTAAAACTTACTCTATTTTTATTTACCAAATGACTATTGTTTGTCCTACTTGCGGAAATCGATTAAGCTCTGAACGCAGTAAATACTACCGCAAGCGTGATAAGAAGTACATTGAGAGTAACCATTATAGATGCCAAGCGTGCGTGCTAAATAAGAGAAAAGCAACTGCAGTGAGTGAAAAGAAGATTGAAAAAGCTTTCCTGGAGTACATGAACAGCTTTCAATTCTATGTTAGTGCAAACCAAACAGCAGCCACAGCAGAACCGGATGAACGTGAGAAAATCATATCTGAAATTAAAAGAGTTGAACGTCAGCGTGAGAAGTACCAAAGGGCATGGTCAAAAGATTGGGTGACAGATGAAGAATTTTCAGAACGAATGAAAGAAACACAGGCTGAACTTGAAGAACTACAAATGCAGCTCAAACAAGTACAGCCTGCAGAAAAAGAACATGCTCTATTAAACGGAGAAAAGTTAAAAGCTATCGTAAATGACTTTAAGTTAAATTGGGGGAAGCTGAACCCTGTTCAAAAGAAAGAGTTCATCCAGACGTTTATTAAGGAAATTCACTTTAGCAAGACTAACGGCAAGGCTACTGTGCTCAGTGTACAGTTCTATTTATAA
- a CDS encoding SPOR domain-containing protein: MDKQSGKKISVRVNGSEKDFKHEESLSHTEEQDSSFPWVLPENETRPKEEKNIVDFQEFRNRTKKPRMKMKSMKVNALKKRTMPTPPSLRKMLIPAIAILVGLGLGLSVLSFMTSENGGFVKQQAAQPAQEEAVKASAPASVATTQKTTAIPELSLYMVQGGAFSTEKSAEKMAETFQAKGQPAVVFTDASPMLLFVGAAMNEAEAKALGQKIKDGGADVYVKAFTVSGSEEANVAKEDVTAIHDTFTSFITLSSNVLTSETVSSEEIKQASALLEKWKDNAQKYPFYKNVQSASTYLEKFAKQQSPYDAYAAQQELIQGIKSYEKWVAEQNNKKA, encoded by the coding sequence ATGGACAAGCAGAGTGGAAAAAAGATTTCAGTTCGAGTGAATGGCAGCGAAAAAGACTTTAAGCATGAAGAGTCCCTTTCTCATACAGAAGAGCAAGATTCTTCTTTTCCATGGGTTCTTCCAGAGAATGAGACAAGACCGAAAGAAGAAAAAAATATTGTAGATTTCCAAGAGTTCCGCAACCGAACGAAGAAACCGAGAATGAAGATGAAAAGTATGAAAGTGAATGCATTGAAGAAGCGAACAATGCCGACACCACCGTCGTTACGAAAAATGCTAATACCAGCAATCGCCATTCTTGTCGGGTTAGGATTGGGGTTGTCTGTTCTTTCTTTTATGACGAGTGAAAATGGTGGTTTTGTGAAGCAACAAGCAGCTCAGCCTGCACAAGAAGAAGCGGTCAAAGCATCTGCACCAGCAAGTGTGGCAACGACACAGAAGACAACAGCTATTCCAGAATTATCGCTGTATATGGTTCAAGGTGGTGCTTTTTCAACAGAAAAATCAGCAGAGAAAATGGCTGAAACGTTCCAAGCAAAAGGACAGCCTGCTGTCGTGTTTACAGATGCAAGTCCGATGCTTCTATTTGTTGGTGCGGCGATGAATGAAGCGGAAGCAAAAGCACTCGGCCAGAAGATTAAGGACGGGGGTGCAGACGTTTATGTGAAGGCATTTACGGTAAGTGGAAGTGAAGAAGCGAATGTTGCCAAAGAAGATGTGACCGCAATTCACGACACCTTTACATCCTTTATTACTCTGTCCTCCAACGTATTAACGAGCGAGACGGTTTCTTCAGAAGAAATTAAGCAGGCTTCCGCTTTGCTTGAAAAATGGAAAGACAACGCTCAAAAGTATCCTTTTTATAAAAATGTTCAATCCGCCTCCACATATCTAGAGAAGTTCGCCAAGCAGCAGTCTCCGTATGATGCATATGCTGCACAGCAGGAGCTTATTCAAGGGATTAAGTCGTATGAAAAGTGGGTTGCCGAGCAAAATAACAAAAAAGCGTAA
- a CDS encoding Maf family protein, whose product MKRFVLASSSPRRRELLEKFGFSFVVAPSMVDEEVDESASAEAVVMQLAEQKAEDIANAFPEGIVLGADTVVVFEGNILGKPKDRQEAKEMLQMLSNNTHIVYTGVALITNAGTETFYESTNVTFRELTDEEIDAYIQTGEPFDKAGSYGIQDLGGAFVQEISGDYFNVVGLPIMRVIQELRALGVKGVLG is encoded by the coding sequence ATGAAACGATTTGTCCTTGCTTCATCTTCCCCGCGCAGAAGAGAATTGCTTGAGAAATTTGGCTTTTCATTTGTCGTCGCGCCGAGCATGGTAGACGAAGAAGTCGATGAAAGCGCATCCGCTGAAGCTGTGGTGATGCAGTTAGCAGAGCAAAAGGCTGAAGATATCGCCAATGCTTTTCCAGAAGGCATTGTCTTAGGTGCAGATACAGTCGTCGTGTTTGAAGGTAATATTTTAGGTAAACCGAAAGATAGGCAGGAAGCGAAAGAAATGCTTCAGATGCTTTCAAACAACACACATATCGTCTATACAGGGGTTGCGCTTATCACTAACGCAGGCACAGAAACATTCTATGAATCGACGAACGTCACGTTCCGCGAATTAACTGATGAAGAAATCGACGCTTATATTCAAACAGGAGAGCCGTTTGATAAAGCAGGCAGTTACGGAATTCAAGATTTAGGCGGTGCTTTTGTACAAGAAATTAGCGGCGATTACTTTAATGTCGTCGGCCTGCCTATCATGCGCGTTATCCAGGAATTACGTGCACTTGGTGTAAAAGGTGTGCTCGGCTAA
- a CDS encoding LysM peptidoglycan-binding domain-containing protein translates to MKVQLTKRQTIVFAISLGIIVLAASLTYFFLIRPIHKELTSIERQIEVNENTLEAMQRNERKENILEDIEVTKLQKKLPTEGRVEELILNFEKAEVVSDSHITTMSFQENEVEQAEQASPQGPLERSGEAAGTPQEEVPMPEGLQKVQISISVESNDYQSLQQFLTTIEEMDRLLLIENLAFSGVPEKVMVPQSEEVLTYQVNLSAYSMPELATLIEKLPSIDTPPPSNKDNPLAVPYEREAEPQIEEEPPKPQAPEPNNQSAQKQPAPKPKPQVQAVKAKVIKHTVQENENLYRISLKYYGSRKGEAIIRRANNLEGNRVEVGQVLKIPLS, encoded by the coding sequence ATGAAAGTACAGCTTACAAAAAGGCAAACCATTGTTTTTGCGATTAGTTTAGGGATAATTGTTCTTGCGGCAAGTTTGACGTATTTCTTTCTTATTCGACCTATTCATAAAGAACTGACAAGTATCGAACGGCAAATTGAAGTAAACGAGAATACATTGGAAGCAATGCAGCGAAATGAACGAAAAGAAAACATTCTAGAAGATATCGAAGTGACCAAGCTGCAAAAGAAACTTCCAACAGAGGGTCGGGTTGAAGAACTTATCTTAAATTTTGAAAAAGCTGAAGTAGTCAGTGACAGTCATATTACAACGATGAGCTTCCAAGAAAACGAAGTTGAGCAAGCTGAACAGGCTTCGCCACAAGGTCCGTTAGAGCGCTCAGGTGAAGCCGCGGGAACACCTCAAGAAGAAGTACCTATGCCGGAAGGGTTGCAGAAAGTTCAGATTAGTATTTCGGTAGAGTCAAATGACTATCAATCATTGCAGCAGTTTTTAACGACGATTGAAGAGATGGACCGTTTACTGCTTATTGAAAATCTGGCGTTCTCTGGGGTTCCTGAGAAGGTAATGGTTCCGCAATCGGAAGAAGTACTTACTTATCAAGTAAACCTGTCTGCTTATTCGATGCCTGAGCTTGCGACGTTAATTGAAAAGCTTCCTTCAATCGACACACCTCCGCCAAGTAACAAAGATAACCCGCTCGCGGTGCCGTATGAACGGGAAGCAGAGCCTCAAATCGAAGAGGAGCCGCCGAAGCCTCAAGCACCTGAACCTAATAATCAGTCTGCACAGAAACAGCCGGCACCTAAGCCGAAGCCGCAAGTACAGGCTGTTAAGGCCAAAGTGATCAAGCATACTGTCCAAGAGAATGAAAATCTGTACCGAATTTCATTAAAATATTACGGTTCGCGAAAGGGAGAAGCAATTATTCGGCGTGCGAACAATTTAGAAGGGAATCGAGTTGAGGTCGGTCAAGTATTGAAAATCCCTTTGTCGTAA